In the Profundibacter amoris genome, AACGCGGGGCCAATTCGGCCTCGCGTTTGCGTTTTCAGCCTATACTTCGTCTGCGACCCGCTTAAAAACCACCACCTGCCCGCGTGAGCCGATTGGGCAATAGGTGAGACCGGAGGCGGACATTTGGTCGAATATCTGTTTGATGACCCGATCGGGATATAGGGTTGGGTGCAGTTCGATCACCAATAAGCGGATATGTTCGGGCCAGAGGCTATCGAACAGCCCTTCCTCGCCACCCTCGATATCCATAATGACAACCGTTGGCTTGTGCTCTTGAAACAACGTGCCGATTTTGATTGCCGGTACCTTGACCGATTTCGTCGATTTCCATTTCTTAGCAATTGTCGGATTAAGGGATGATGCCCAAAAAGCCGCGGTTATATGGAATGTAATTTGGTCCTCTGAAAAATCGTCAGGCACGACGGCGGCATTCACCACGGTCACGTCCTCAAGCGCGTTTGCTGTCAGGTTTTTCTCGATCACCGGTATCATTTTCGGGTTGGCCTCGATTGCCAACAGGTTTCCCGCATCAATCCGGCAGGCAATCTGCATCGCGACATATCCGGTACCGGCCCCCAGCTCCAGCACGCGGTCCTGTTCTTCAATATGCTTTTTCACGGCATGGGTCTCGTGGCCTTCATATCGTCCGCCTTGCATTGACCTGCGGATGTTGTCGTTCATCAGGTGATCGGGGATACGCAGTATGAAACTGTCTATCAGGTACTTGGGCAACTTGACCTCATTTATTGCAATATTGTTGCGTTGCAACCCGACTAGCATTTTCCTAATACTGTTGCATTGTAATTCTATCGGAGAAGCAGTGTGCGTTTGTTTGTCGGCCTTGGAAATCCCGGTGCGAAATATGCGCACAACCGGCACAACGTCGGGTTCATGGCGTTGGAACAGATTGCTTTGGGCCACGGCTTTGGCCCGTGGCGCGGCAAGTTCCAGGGCAGTGTTGCCGAAGGCCGGCTGGGGCGTGAAAAGG is a window encoding:
- a CDS encoding FkbM family methyltransferase — its product is MPKYLIDSFILRIPDHLMNDNIRRSMQGGRYEGHETHAVKKHIEEQDRVLELGAGTGYVAMQIACRIDAGNLLAIEANPKMIPVIEKNLTANALEDVTVVNAAVVPDDFSEDQITFHITAAFWASSLNPTIAKKWKSTKSVKVPAIKIGTLFQEHKPTVVIMDIEGGEEGLFDSLWPEHIRLLVIELHPTLYPDRVIKQIFDQMSASGLTYCPIGSRGQVVVFKRVADEV